Proteins encoded within one genomic window of Dyadobacter chenhuakuii:
- a CDS encoding RNA-directed DNA polymerase — protein MKTERFNHLRKSVLLAIFEKQKIVDVWRKIVKNQLRYMDLKDLYDHYDFNYNIEDRALAIRNEILAGTYKVSQPLIYRIEKKFGVCRHVVIPQPIDALVLQVLVETIAEKILANQPSENAFYSRDKHSVSQPHQVEEYGLSWRKQWKKLQKEIYKFHSEKELIVVTDLSNYYDSIDINELRKVFSSYGKIDEVLIDLLFRILEEISWKPDYLPYSKRGLPTTNIEGIRLLAHSFLFEVDDVLKEKTGNSFTRWMDDIVFGVNSKKEAIETLSAVSDMLKSRGLALNLAKTNIYDEKQGYFHFQIEDNRFLDELENVKVEDEDIKNISENVHASFLKHFEDTSAKYWDKVAKRYITLASRLKINNLLEIVSEKYVDYPGLRGSLLMYLDNIGYTNDTSQVLLKILNTIDIFDDVSLYQICNLVTHWEIPVDRQSSEFLKEFEEKIISFLFSKEMSPSNFYSVLWFKAKYNHHEDLLNFIQKYSNFWQTDSFLRRQVTSVLSRLLIINNIAVSKILSAQISSGINNTVTLANQIFQFSDLEILDKKLSFYLFPEKKQHPYPLAKFLVLCSALNSEQVRNKPEVRTKVTESISDPYYLRWIDVQYNIR, from the coding sequence ATGAAAACTGAACGGTTTAATCATCTTCGAAAATCTGTACTTTTAGCAATATTCGAAAAACAAAAAATTGTTGATGTTTGGAGAAAAATTGTAAAGAACCAACTAAGATACATGGATCTTAAAGATCTGTATGATCACTACGATTTTAACTATAATATTGAAGACAGAGCTCTTGCGATTAGAAATGAGATTCTGGCGGGAACCTACAAAGTATCACAGCCATTAATTTACCGCATCGAAAAAAAATTTGGGGTGTGTAGGCATGTTGTCATTCCACAACCAATTGATGCGTTAGTATTGCAGGTATTGGTTGAGACTATTGCCGAAAAGATTCTCGCCAATCAACCATCCGAAAACGCCTTCTATTCACGTGATAAGCATAGCGTTTCTCAACCACACCAAGTTGAAGAATATGGGCTTAGTTGGAGAAAACAATGGAAAAAACTTCAAAAAGAAATATATAAATTCCATAGCGAGAAAGAGCTAATTGTTGTAACTGATCTATCTAATTACTATGATAGCATTGACATCAATGAATTGAGAAAAGTGTTCTCATCATATGGAAAAATAGACGAAGTTTTGATTGATCTACTTTTTCGAATATTAGAGGAAATATCGTGGAAGCCAGACTATTTACCTTATTCTAAACGTGGGCTACCAACAACTAATATTGAAGGAATACGCTTACTTGCTCACTCCTTTTTATTCGAAGTAGATGATGTATTGAAAGAAAAAACAGGCAATAGTTTCACTAGATGGATGGACGATATTGTATTTGGAGTAAACAGCAAAAAGGAAGCCATTGAAACATTAAGTGCAGTTTCAGACATGCTAAAATCCAGAGGTCTTGCCCTAAATCTTGCTAAAACAAATATATATGATGAAAAGCAAGGTTATTTTCACTTTCAAATTGAAGATAACAGATTTCTTGACGAATTAGAGAATGTTAAAGTTGAGGACGAAGACATAAAGAACATATCTGAAAATGTTCATGCGTCATTTTTGAAGCATTTTGAGGATACAAGCGCCAAATATTGGGATAAAGTTGCAAAACGCTACATTACACTGGCCAGCAGACTAAAGATAAACAATTTACTTGAAATTGTATCTGAAAAATACGTCGATTATCCGGGGCTTAGGGGCAGTCTCTTGATGTATCTAGATAACATTGGATATACAAATGATACAAGTCAAGTATTATTAAAAATCCTGAACACAATTGATATATTTGATGACGTGTCTTTATATCAGATATGCAATTTAGTTACTCATTGGGAAATACCTGTTGATCGACAATCTAGTGAATTTCTTAAAGAGTTTGAGGAAAAAATCATTTCTTTTCTGTTTAGCAAAGAGATGTCACCATCTAATTTTTATAGTGTCCTATGGTTTAAGGCAAAATACAATCATCATGAAGATCTGTTAAATTTTATTCAAAAATATAGTAATTTTTGGCAGACAGACTCATTTTTAAGGCGCCAAGTTACAAGTGTATTATCGCGGCTTTTGATAATAAATAACATTGCTGTTTCAAAAATCTTATCTGCTCAAATTTCATCTGGAATAAATAACACCGTTACATTAGCCAATCAAATTTTTCAATTTTCAGATTTGGAAATACTTGATAAAAAATTAAGTTTTTATCTGTTTCCAGAAAAGAAGCAGCATCCATACCCATTAGCAAAATTTCTAGTTCTATGTTCAGCACTCAATTCTGAACAAGTGCGTAATAAACCGGAAGTACGAACAAAGGTCACTGAATCTATCTCTGATCCATATTATCTGAGATGGATAGACGTTCAATATAATATAAGGTAA
- a CDS encoding helix-turn-helix domain-containing protein has translation MTTTQKLIQPKLGLLKLAEKLGNVSDARKLMGYSIDSFYRFQKLYDEGGEFELIEISRSKPLLKNRIEKEIEDVAVAYAIESPAFGQQLASNELRKRRIIVAPFTIRCVWVRHALKMFQKRLKALVFETMTYFPPCLAYSMKTSVSRSALLALFQSH, from the coding sequence ATGACAACAACGCAGAAGTTAATTCAACCTAAACTTGGCTTGTTAAAGTTAGCCGAGAAGTTAGGCAATGTGTCGGATGCCCGTAAGCTGATGGGCTACTCCATAGACTCCTTTTACCGCTTTCAAAAATTGTATGATGAAGGTGGCGAATTTGAGTTAATAGAAATCAGTAGAAGTAAACCGCTACTGAAGAACCGGATTGAAAAGGAAATAGAAGATGTGGCGGTTGCTTATGCTATCGAATCACCAGCGTTTGGACAGCAACTTGCTTCTAATGAATTAAGAAAACGCAGAATAATAGTAGCACCATTTACTATTCGCTGCGTATGGGTAAGACATGCTCTGAAGATGTTCCAAAAGCGTTTAAAAGCATTAGTGTTTGAAACAATGACTTACTTTCCTCCTTGTCTCGCTTACTCGATGAAGACTTCCGTTTCGCGCTCAGCTCTGCTTGCTCTCTTTCAAAGTCATTAA
- a CDS encoding HNH endonuclease yields MALVFEQVDLDNIVAARAAGNNIWDNPILSNVKIKIKDHFLAAPFPKCCYCSRSAIGEFRMVIDIEHVLPKSRYDSLMFDVQNLNISCKRCNMEIKRSKIDFVVDVNAMKNDYFNSVHYKFVHPNLDKYTEHIRVASFRIGDSILNKYLVRTESKGRYTYNYFSLNELEIDNLNQAQGLEASASLTSRISTSIRIKIAQLLLKL; encoded by the coding sequence GTGGCACTAGTATTTGAGCAAGTTGACTTAGATAATATTGTGGCGGCGAGAGCAGCAGGAAACAATATCTGGGACAACCCAATTTTATCGAATGTAAAGATCAAAATAAAGGATCATTTTTTGGCAGCACCATTTCCAAAGTGCTGTTATTGTAGTCGATCAGCTATTGGGGAGTTTCGTATGGTAATTGATATTGAACACGTTCTGCCAAAGTCACGTTACGATTCACTGATGTTCGATGTTCAAAACCTAAATATCTCATGCAAGCGTTGCAATATGGAGATAAAGAGGAGTAAGATCGATTTTGTAGTAGATGTTAATGCTATGAAAAATGATTATTTTAATTCGGTTCATTACAAATTTGTACATCCAAATTTGGACAAGTATACGGAGCACATAAGAGTTGCAAGTTTTAGGATAGGGGATTCCATTTTGAACAAATATTTGGTCCGTACCGAATCAAAAGGGCGCTATACATATAACTATTTTTCGTTGAATGAGTTGGAGATAGATAATTTAAACCAGGCTCAAGGCTTAGAGGCATCGGCTAGTCTGACATCTCGAATTAGTACTTCAATCAGAATTAAAATCGCTCAACTTTTACTTAAGCTATAG
- a CDS encoding AAA family ATPase, whose translation MKNFPQIQIPIELLIGSYYDDDVNIIIGENGSGKSMLLNNIAKHYLRRSQNVIAIANTIYDKFDIKSKKLNILRASNGKNAASRILMKAFITLANENLRQLFTIATTLEYVGFEPIIGIKITGIDADFRDKVIQSDLDDGKMEGLLLYLNRNADEAVAYDRIVKINLSRKGFPDIVNEFLLLIFSYYSELKNKNLITGIELFLYKDGEEFSIKDASSGELTMITSLVFIASTIKEKTIILIDEPENSLHPKWQIEYVKKLSELFYFYQPKIILATHSPLIANGAELSNQNVKIFKGKEGQFQLDRSINKINIEEMYQKYFDLTTPESRFLSEFVIENMNKLADKQIDTKEFERIMTNIKENSYDEKQRDVINELIETGKEIAKDIEK comes from the coding sequence ATGAAAAACTTTCCTCAAATACAAATTCCCATAGAGCTCCTAATTGGCAGTTACTATGATGATGATGTCAATATTATAATTGGAGAGAACGGAAGTGGTAAAAGCATGTTATTGAATAATATTGCAAAACATTATTTACGTAGAAGTCAAAATGTTATCGCAATAGCAAATACCATATATGATAAGTTTGATATCAAGAGTAAAAAGTTAAACATTCTCCGAGCTTCGAACGGGAAAAATGCAGCTTCTCGAATTTTAATGAAAGCATTTATAACGCTTGCTAATGAGAATCTCAGGCAATTATTTACAATTGCTACGACTTTGGAATATGTAGGCTTTGAGCCAATTATTGGTATTAAAATAACTGGAATTGATGCAGACTTCAGAGATAAGGTAATTCAGTCGGATCTAGATGACGGTAAAATGGAAGGTCTTCTTCTTTATCTAAATAGAAATGCAGATGAAGCAGTAGCATATGACAGAATAGTTAAGATAAACCTAAGCCGGAAAGGATTTCCAGACATAGTAAATGAATTTCTACTATTAATATTCTCTTATTACAGTGAGCTAAAGAATAAGAATTTGATTACAGGTATTGAACTGTTCCTGTATAAAGATGGTGAAGAATTTTCGATAAAGGATGCGAGCTCAGGAGAGTTAACAATGATAACATCCTTGGTTTTTATTGCTTCAACAATAAAAGAAAAAACAATAATATTAATAGATGAACCAGAAAATAGCCTACATCCAAAATGGCAGATCGAATATGTAAAGAAGCTTAGTGAGCTTTTCTATTTTTACCAACCCAAAATTATTCTTGCTACACACTCACCATTAATTGCGAACGGAGCTGAACTCAGCAATCAAAATGTTAAGATTTTTAAGGGTAAGGAAGGGCAGTTCCAACTTGATAGAAGCATTAATAAAATAAACATCGAGGAAATGTATCAGAAGTATTTTGACCTCACAACTCCGGAAAGTCGATTTTTATCGGAATTTGTAATAGAGAATATGAATAAATTGGCTGATAAACAAATAGATACGAAGGAATTCGAGAGAATTATGACAAATATTAAGGAGAATTCATATGATGAGAAGCAAAGAGACGTGATTAATGAGTTGATTGAAACTGGTAAAGAGATTGCTAAAGATATCGAAAAATAA
- a CDS encoding relaxase/mobilization nuclease domain-containing protein: MIAKTTIGSSFLGAINYGAGHSLDGKEIEGKLELLLLHNVVSQDPLGIALEMQQEAAGSRCKRPVWHSSLSWKPEENPTQEQMIEAANRYCTKMGADPKDHQIAVYQHRDKPHNHIHIYINRVPTDGSKALETSHNYARNVRICKEITQELGFAKVEKLEEGKLRNVAENQKEAQKFVNLAIKGALKQKCKTPEDLEWRLKEKRIDCKFTLEEGKIKYSSYSYQGVPIKGQDVGFTAKQLQKRLEGNHDIQLHKSRQIGF, translated from the coding sequence ATGATAGCGAAGACAACCATCGGCTCCAGTTTTCTAGGGGCCATCAACTACGGAGCCGGACACAGTTTGGACGGTAAGGAAATTGAAGGGAAATTAGAGCTTTTGCTGCTGCACAATGTTGTTTCGCAGGATCCACTTGGCATTGCATTAGAAATGCAGCAGGAGGCAGCCGGTAGCAGATGTAAAAGGCCAGTGTGGCATTCATCACTCAGCTGGAAGCCAGAAGAAAATCCGACACAAGAGCAGATGATTGAAGCGGCTAACCGATACTGTACTAAAATGGGGGCAGATCCCAAGGATCACCAGATTGCAGTTTACCAGCACCGTGACAAACCGCACAACCATATCCATATCTACATCAACCGAGTGCCAACAGATGGGAGTAAAGCATTGGAGACATCACACAATTACGCCCGGAATGTACGGATATGTAAGGAGATTACGCAGGAACTTGGTTTTGCTAAGGTAGAGAAACTGGAAGAAGGGAAATTGCGGAATGTGGCCGAGAACCAGAAGGAGGCTCAGAAGTTTGTTAACTTGGCAATCAAAGGTGCTTTGAAGCAGAAATGCAAGACTCCTGAGGACTTGGAATGGCGGTTAAAGGAAAAGAGGATAGATTGCAAGTTTACATTGGAAGAGGGGAAGATTAAGTATTCCAGCTATAGTTATCAGGGAGTGCCGATTAAGGGACAGGATGTGGGGTTTACTGCGAAGCAGTTGCAAAAACGCCTTGAAGGTAATCACGACATTCAACTACATAAAAGTCGTCAAATCGGTTTTTGA
- a CDS encoding plasmid mobilization protein, producing the protein MQENSQDDFRALNSIKRENKNRTIPLRVTNHEYASIKSKATLAGLSVSEYLRKLGTGHPVQARFDKDEKRNLQGIGTNLNQLAAFANKGYFYQKSITEVLEELKRILKK; encoded by the coding sequence ATGCAAGAAAATTCACAAGATGACTTCCGCGCTCTAAACTCAATTAAAAGGGAAAATAAAAACAGAACGATCCCGCTACGTGTCACGAACCATGAGTATGCGTCTATAAAATCAAAGGCCACTTTGGCCGGACTTTCTGTATCAGAATATCTCCGGAAACTTGGAACTGGTCATCCCGTTCAAGCCCGATTTGACAAGGATGAAAAACGGAATTTACAGGGAATAGGAACTAACCTGAATCAGCTGGCAGCATTTGCCAACAAAGGCTACTTCTACCAAAAGTCGATCACAGAAGTCTTGGAAGAACTTAAACGCATTTTGAAAAAATGA